The proteins below come from a single Ptychodera flava strain L36383 chromosome 6, AS_Pfla_20210202, whole genome shotgun sequence genomic window:
- the LOC139135186 gene encoding monocarboxylate transporter 13-like, whose translation MRTQQSPKMSNTAMKNEKDEKTYPEGGYGWLTVVGCFIATFFMRGTVSSLGVLFIAFVEHYGKGSGATSWVQSMYGSLGLALGPVAAALAKRFGHRRVVMTGGILAFTSLMLGSFASNIWQLALTVGTLHGYLRDYTGAYNYSFYLASLITIGGGVFFLIGYVIDRRLKKRWKPVDSTDETDIAETVTTL comes from the exons ATGAGGACACAACAAAGTCCCAAAATGTCAAATACCGCGATGAAGAACGAAAAAGATGAAAAGACATATCCAGAAGGTGGCTATGGTTGGTTGACAGTGGTCGGTTGCTTCATCGCCACCTTTTTCATGAGAGGAACAGTTTCTTCTCTTGGAGTGCTCTTCATTGCATTTGTGGAGCATTATGGTAAAGGATCTGGAGCGACGTCTTGGGTTCAGTCAATGTACGGTTCGTTGGGATTGGCGCTCG GACCAGTGGCAGCTGCGTTGGCAAAACGATTTGGTCATCGAAGAGTGGTAATGACTGGTGGAATATTGGCATTCACATCGTTGATGCTTGGTTCGTTTGCGTCCAATATTTGGCAACTAGCCCTTACTGTTGGGACTCTTCATG GGTATTTGCGTGACTACACTGGTGCATACAACTATTCGTTTTACTTGGCGAGTTTGATAACGATCGGCGGTGGAGTGTTCTTTCTTATTGGCTATGTGATTGACAGGAGACTCAAGAAAAGATGGAAGCCAGTTGATTCTACGGATGAAACTGATATCGCGGAGACTGTTACAACGTTGTAA
- the LOC139135185 gene encoding monocarboxylate transporter 12-like, whose amino-acid sequence MKNEKDEKTYAEGGYGWLTVIGCFIVTFFVRGTVASLGILFIAFVEHYGKGSGATSWVPSMYGSLGLALAPVAAASAKRFSHRRVVMTGGILAFTSLMTGSFASNVWQLALTVGTLHGMAAGMSYSPTTSYMAYYFNKRHSIATGIGFTGIGMGSMVLPLIFQLCLDKYGLQGTLWIYAAMSAHLCICAAILRPVSLISKRTPSQAPNHPVHLCLRNPAVGETAVTRTKSCANRTL is encoded by the exons ATGAAGAACGAAAAAGATGAAAAGACATATGCAGAAGGTGGGTATGGTTGGTTGACAGTGATCGGTTGCTTCATCGTCACCTTTTTCGTGAGGGGAACAGTTGCTTCTCTTGGAATACTCTTCATTGCATTTGTGGAACATTATGGTAAAGGATCTGGAGCGACATCTTGGGTTCCGTCAATGTATGGTTCGTTAGGATTGGCGCTTG CACCAGTGGCAGCTGCCTCCGCAAAACGATTTAGTCATCGTAGAGTGGTAATGACTGGTGGAATATTGGCATTCACATCGTTGATGACTGGTTCATTTGCATCCAACGTTTGGCAACTTGCCTTGACTGTTGGAACTCTCCATG GTATGGCCGCTGGTATGTCGTATTCTCCAACAACATCATACATGGCATATTACTTTAATAAGCGACACTCAATCGCCACTGGTATTGGATTCACTGGCATCGGAATGGGATCCATGGTTCTCCCGCTGATATTCCAGCTGTGTCTGGATAAGTATGGTTTGCAAGGAACGCTTTGGATTTACGCTGCTATGTCGGCCCACCTTTGCATTTGTGCCGCCATTCTACGACCGGTGAGTTTGATTAGCAAGCGTACACCTTCTCAAGCCCCAAACCATCCAGTACATCTCTGTCTACGAAATCCGGCAGTGGGGGAAACAGCAGTCACCAGGACGAAGAGCTGTGCGAACCGAACATTGTAA